A single window of Narcine bancroftii isolate sNarBan1 chromosome 13, sNarBan1.hap1, whole genome shotgun sequence DNA harbors:
- the LOC138748249 gene encoding coiled-coil domain-containing protein 134-like isoform X1, with protein sequence MRAAGRPAGTPVDGAVPESHFYSPLVGGSQLRRSGTNLGDRALFATKAPCSFMELSSGGYSCPGKKMVTIELQSWGMQLTDRKLFETKRKDQMHALKNMIELNDVNQQYKIIDIMLKGLFKVLEDSKMILIGADVQADGPLPHEEKLKDAYSHIVENTAFFGDVALRFPKIVHYYFDQNSNWNNLIRWGISFCNQTGVFDGGPHTHLLNLMAQELGISEKSPDYKNPFQDKNDDFIDNDFRKAFRDEEKRRKKEDKRKELRKGPRITKTRSEL encoded by the exons ATGCGCGCCGCCGGCCGACCGGCCGGGACTCCAGTGGACGGTGCAGTCCCAG agagccatttttacaGTCCACTGGTCGGTGGGTCGCAACTCCGCAGGTCcggcaccaacctcggagatcgggcgctcttcGCCACCAAGGCTCCGTGTTCCTTCAtggag ctGTCCTCTGgtggctattcctgccctgggaaaaagatggtgACAATAGAATTGCAGTCATGGGGGATGCAGCTTACGG ATAGGAAGCTGTTTGAAACTAAACGCAAAGACCAGATGCATGCATTGAAGAATATGATTGAATTAAATGATGTAAATCAACAGTACAAGATTATTGACATCATGTTGAAAGGGTTATTCAAG GTTCTGGAGGATTCCAAAATGATACTGATTGGCGCCGATGTACAAGCGGACGGACCACTACCTCATGAGGAAAAACTCAAAGATG CTTATTCCCACATTGTTGAAAACACAGCCTTCTTTGGAGATGTAGCACTGCGTTTTCCTAAGATTGTCCACTATTACTTTGATCAAAACTCCAACTGGAACAACTTAATACGATGGGGAATCAGTTTCTGTAACCAAACAGGAGTTTTTGATGGAGGACCACATACACATCTTCTAAATCTG ATGGCTCAGGAGCTTGGGATCAGTGAGAAATCTCCTGATTATAAAAATCCATTTCAAGACAAGAATGATGAT TTTATCGACAATGACTTTCGGAAAGCcttcagagatgaggagaaaagaagaaaaaaagaagataAGAGGAAGGAACTTCGAAAAGGGCCAAGGATTACAAAGACAAGATCTGAATTATGA
- the LOC138748249 gene encoding coiled-coil domain-containing protein 134-like isoform X2, translating into MRAAGRPAGTPVDGAVPVVSSTMDVRQICVIVFSMCLTAFRPSIGQKQNLDSSLEIYRKLFETKRKDQMHALKNMIELNDVNQQYKIIDIMLKGLFKVLEDSKMILIGADVQADGPLPHEEKLKDAYSHIVENTAFFGDVALRFPKIVHYYFDQNSNWNNLIRWGISFCNQTGVFDGGPHTHLLNLMAQELGISEKSPDYKNPFQDKNDDFIDNDFRKAFRDEEKRRKKEDKRKELRKGPRITKTRSEL; encoded by the exons ATGCGCGCCGCCGGCCGACCGGCCGGGACTCCAGTGGACGGTGCAGTCCCAG TCGTTTCTTCGACCATGGATGTTCGACAGATCTGTGTCATTGTGTTCAGCATGTGTTTGACTGCATTCAGACCTTCCATTGGTCAAAAGCAAAACTTGGATTCAAGTTTAGAAATCT ATAGGAAGCTGTTTGAAACTAAACGCAAAGACCAGATGCATGCATTGAAGAATATGATTGAATTAAATGATGTAAATCAACAGTACAAGATTATTGACATCATGTTGAAAGGGTTATTCAAG GTTCTGGAGGATTCCAAAATGATACTGATTGGCGCCGATGTACAAGCGGACGGACCACTACCTCATGAGGAAAAACTCAAAGATG CTTATTCCCACATTGTTGAAAACACAGCCTTCTTTGGAGATGTAGCACTGCGTTTTCCTAAGATTGTCCACTATTACTTTGATCAAAACTCCAACTGGAACAACTTAATACGATGGGGAATCAGTTTCTGTAACCAAACAGGAGTTTTTGATGGAGGACCACATACACATCTTCTAAATCTG ATGGCTCAGGAGCTTGGGATCAGTGAGAAATCTCCTGATTATAAAAATCCATTTCAAGACAAGAATGATGAT TTTATCGACAATGACTTTCGGAAAGCcttcagagatgaggagaaaagaagaaaaaaagaagataAGAGGAAGGAACTTCGAAAAGGGCCAAGGATTACAAAGACAAGATCTGAATTATGA
- the LOC138748249 gene encoding coiled-coil domain-containing protein 134-like isoform X3, producing the protein MRAAGRPAGTPVDGAVPESHFYSPLVGGSQLRRSGTNLGDRALFATKAPCSFMEVLEDSKMILIGADVQADGPLPHEEKLKDAYSHIVENTAFFGDVALRFPKIVHYYFDQNSNWNNLIRWGISFCNQTGVFDGGPHTHLLNLMAQELGISEKSPDYKNPFQDKNDDFIDNDFRKAFRDEEKRRKKEDKRKELRKGPRITKTRSEL; encoded by the exons ATGCGCGCCGCCGGCCGACCGGCCGGGACTCCAGTGGACGGTGCAGTCCCAG agagccatttttacaGTCCACTGGTCGGTGGGTCGCAACTCCGCAGGTCcggcaccaacctcggagatcgggcgctcttcGCCACCAAGGCTCCGTGTTCCTTCAtggag GTTCTGGAGGATTCCAAAATGATACTGATTGGCGCCGATGTACAAGCGGACGGACCACTACCTCATGAGGAAAAACTCAAAGATG CTTATTCCCACATTGTTGAAAACACAGCCTTCTTTGGAGATGTAGCACTGCGTTTTCCTAAGATTGTCCACTATTACTTTGATCAAAACTCCAACTGGAACAACTTAATACGATGGGGAATCAGTTTCTGTAACCAAACAGGAGTTTTTGATGGAGGACCACATACACATCTTCTAAATCTG ATGGCTCAGGAGCTTGGGATCAGTGAGAAATCTCCTGATTATAAAAATCCATTTCAAGACAAGAATGATGAT TTTATCGACAATGACTTTCGGAAAGCcttcagagatgaggagaaaagaagaaaaaaagaagataAGAGGAAGGAACTTCGAAAAGGGCCAAGGATTACAAAGACAAGATCTGAATTATGA